Part of the Actinomyces howellii genome, GCCGCGCAGGCCGAGCAGGAGGCCGCCTCCGTCGAGGAACGGCCCTGGTACGAGCTGCTGCGCGAGTCGACCCGGGCTGCCGGGGGCGAGGAGCCCGAGCAGGCCGCCGTCGACCCCGCGCAGCAGGGCTGGACCCCCCAGACACCGACCCCCGCCCCGACGACGACACCCGGCGCCACCCCGACCCCGACCGCCGCCGGCACGAGCCCAGGCGCCCAGACGACCCCGTGAGGAGAGCGCGATGACCACCACCCACCCCGCCGGCGAGGACCCCGGGCGGGTCTCGCAGGACGACCTCGACGTCCTGCGCCTCCAGCTCGGCCGCCTGCCACGCGGCGTCGTGGGCATCGCGGCACGCTGCGTGTGCGGGCGCCCGACCGTCGTGCGCACCGCGCCCCGCCTGCCCGACGGCTCCCCCTTCCCGACCACCTACTACCTCACCCACCCCGCCGCGGTGAAAGGCTGCTCGACCCTCGAGGCCGAGCACCTCATGGACGAGCTCAACGCCCGGCTGTCCGCCGACCCCGAGCTCGCCGAGGCCTACCGGGCCGCCCACGCCGACTACCTGGCCAGGCGTGCCGAGCTCGGGACCCCCACGGAGATCGAGGGGGTGTCGGCCGGAGGAATGCCCACCCGGGTCAAGTGCCTCCACGCCCTGGTCGGGCACGCCCTGGCCGCCGGACCCGGCACCAACCCGATCGGGGACCTCACCATCGGGACCCTCACCGAGCGCGGCCTGTGGGACCCCGCGAGGTGCAGCTGCTGACCCCCGGACCCGCGCCCCATCGACCCCGACCCCGCTGGAGGACCAGGCCATGACGCCGGCGACATCCGTGACGCCCGTGACACCCGTAACACCCGTGACACCCGTGACCCGCGTCGCCGCCATCGACTGCGGCACCAACACGATCCGCCTGCTCGTGGCCGACCTCGAGCACGACCCCCACGGGACGCCGCGGCTCACGCAGGTCCACCGCGACAGCCGCATCGTCCGGCTCGGGCTGGGCGTGGACCGCACCGGACGCCTCGACCCCGCGGCCCTGGCCCGAACCCTCGAGGCCGTGAGCGAGTACGCCGAGGCCTGCGCCGGGCTCGGCGTCGACCTCGCCTCCGGTCACGGACGCTTCGTGGCCACCTCCGCGACCCGGGACGCGGACAACCGCGAGGACTTCGTCGACGGGGTGCGGGCACTGACCGGGCTGGAGCCCGAGGTCGTCAGCGGCCAGGAGGAGGCCCGGCTGTCCTTCGCCGGCTCACTGCTCGGCGCCCAGGACCGCGCGCCGGTCCCGGGGCCCGGGCTCGTCGTCGACCTCGGGGGAGGATCCACCGAGCTCATCCTCGGGGACCAGGCCCCCCTGTCGGCCGTCTCCCTGGACACCGGGAGCGTCCGGGTCACCGAGCGCCACCTGGCCCACGGGGTCACGCCCCGGGCCGAGGACGCCGCCCGCGCCGAGGTGCGCGCCCTGCTGGCCCACGGGGCCGAGTCCGTCGACCTGGGCCGGGCGACCGCCCTCGTCGGGCTAGCCGGCACCATCACGACCGTGACCGCCCACGCCCTGGGGCTGGAACGCTTCGACCCCGAGGCCCTCAACGGCGCCGAGATCAGCACCGAGGCGGCGCTGGCCTCCTGCGAGGCGATCGTGCACTCCACCCCTGCCGAGCGCGAGTCCTGGGGCTACCTGCTACCGGGGCGGCGTGACGTCATCGCAGCCGGCGCCCTCGTGTGGAGCGAGATCATCACCTGCGTCGTCCAGGCCACAGCATCCGGGCCCCACCCGGTGACCACGACCGTCACGAGCCTCAACGACATCCTCGACGGCATCGCCCTGTCGGTGGGGGAGAGGATCTGAGATGACGGGGACGAGCAGGCTCCTGCGTGCCGACGGGCGGATGACGGTCGCCGTGGCCACCACAGGCGCCACCGAGCAGGACTGCCTCGACCAGGCCCGTCGCGCCTGCGAGGCCGGCGCGGACCTCGTCGAGCTGCGCGCCGACCTCCTTGACGGCGAGCCCGATGCCGGGCGCACCGCCAGGCTCGCCGCCCGCCTGGGCGCCGACTGCGCCCCGGTGCCCGTCCTGCTCACGGTGCGCTCGTGCGCCGAGGGCGGCGCGGCCGAGCTCGAGGGCCGGGCCTGGTCGGAGCACCTGGCCCGGGTCCTCGACGCCCTCGACTCCCTCGACGAGGCGGGCACCGCAGGGCGTCCCGCGGCCGTCGACGTCGAGATCGAGCGCCCGGGAGCGGCCGGGCTCGTCGACCTGGCCCACCGGGCGGGCCTCGAGGTGGTCCTCTCCTTCCACGACGTCGCCGCCACCCCTCCCGACGAGGCCCTGCACGAGCTCCTCGAGCGAATGTCCCGCCTCGGGGCCGACCTGGCCAAGATCGCCGTCATGCCCGCTGGCCCAGCGGACGTCGCCCGCCTCCTGGGCGTGACCGCGACCGCGCACGAGGCGCGTGAGGTCCCGCTGGCCACGATGGCCATGGGCGAGGCGGGCGCGGTCAGCCGGCTCGCCGCGGGGGTGTTCGGCTCCCGGCTCGTCTTCGCCACCGCCGGCGGAGCGCCCTCGGCACCGGGGCAGCCCCCGATCGAGGACCTGCGCCACGCCATGGCGCTGCTCGGCACACCCTGACAACCCGGGGCGCTCCCGACGCGCCCCGCAGGCCACGGGCGTCGGCTCACCGGTGAGCCGACGCCCGTCGTCGTCCCCGGCCGGTGACTCAGTGACAGCCTCGTGATAACTTAGGGGCGCCCTGGCAATCCGCATGCGTCGAGCCCTGTCGATGCACCCATCCCAGAGAGTGCTCCCGTGTCAGTCACATTGCCCCGCGCCGGTCGCACCGGCACCGTCCCCGTGGCGCTGCTCGCGCTGCTCGCCCTGGTCCTCGGTCTGGGCTCCCTGGCCTCACCCGCCCGTGCGGACGTCAACACGGGTATCCGGGTCACCGACGCCACCCTCGTCAAGTCGAGCCGTACCGGCGTCGACGCCCCCGGAACGACCCTGTCGACCCGTGACGTCGCCAAGCTGACCTTCTCCTGGGACGCCAGCGGCACGCAGGTGGCGGCCGGCGACTCCTTCGAGATCGACCTGGGCACCTACTTCAAGAACCTCGAGACCTCGGTCACCACGCCGATGACGGTCGTCTACGACGGCCAGGACGTCGAGGTCGGCTCCTGCGCCCTCACCGACAAGAAGGTGACGTGCACCTTCTCGGAGAAGGTGGCCGAGCTCCAGGCGGCCGGATTCACCTCCTTCAACGGCACCGGACAGGCCCTGCTCCTCATCACTCAGGCCACGAGCAGCGCGACCGCCGACATCACGGCCACCGGCGGCCTGACCGAGGTCCCGCTGCCCGGCGACGGCGGCATCATCCAGCCGGTCGGCGGCTACACACCGTGGACCTTCTGGAAGTACTCCTCGGTCATCAACTCCTCGTCGACCGGCATGACCTGGTACGTCGAGTTCGGCAGCGCGCACCTCAAGAGCCTCATGGAGGAGGGGGGCCAGGAGCTCACCACCGACGGCACGACGCGCCAGACCATCACCTTCACCGACACCCTCGGTGAGGGCATGGACTTCTCCACCGACATGAGCCAGTGGCGGCTCATGATGCGCAACTCCGCGGCCGAGCCCAACGCCCAGGGGTCGGTGCTCACCAACGCCGCAGGAGCCGACCCGGTCACCTCCTACGGCGACTTCGACATGTCGGTGTCCATCGACGGCAAGGTCGCCACGATCACCCTGACCGGTCCCTTCGCGGAGTCGACCAACTACAGGCTCTACTACCCGGTCACGATCAGCTCGGGCACCGCCGTCGCGAACACCGAGTACACGAACAAGGCCACTCTCCAGGGCGCCGGGAAGTCCGCCTGGGGCACCCGCTCCTACGCGCAGTCCTTCCAGATCACCGTCGAGATGAAGCCCGGCTTCGGTGGCCTGGAGGTCACCAAGGCCCTCGACGGCGACGGCGCGGCGACGGTGCCCGCAGGCACCTCCTTCCCCGTCACCGTCGACTACGTCCTGCCCGCCGCCGCAGGCGTCTACAGCGGGTGGACCGCGCCCGGGACGCTGTCGGCAGACGGCAGGAGCGGTACCGCCACGATGACGGTGACGCCTGGAGGTGCCACCACCTTCGAGGGCACCTTCCCCGTGGGAACCGTGGTCACCCTGAGCGAGGACCTGTCCGGAGCCCCGGCGGGCTACACCTGGGCCTCGGCGATGACGATCAACGGTGAGCAGACCTCCTCCTTCACCGTGGAGGACCAGGTCCGCACCCAGGTGACGCTCACCAACACCGCCACACCGGTGTCCACCGCCTCGCCCTCCGCCTCCGCCCCGGAGACGACCGCGCCGGCCCCCGCCCCCTCGGCCACCGGCTCCGCCCCGGTCGTCACCGTCCAGGCCCCGACCACGACGCCTCACAGCTCGTCGACCCCCTCCCTGGCGCGCACCGGCGCGACCGTGGGCATCCCCCTGGTCCTCGCGGTCGCGGCAGTGGCCGGAGGCGCGCTCCTCCTGCGCCGCCGCCGCTCCTCAGAGGCCCACAAGGCCTGACGCGGCCGAGGCCCCGGCCCTCGTGCGGCCTCGTTCCCGACCGGGAGCGGGGCCGCACTCCGTGCCCGGGACCGACCCCGAGGCGGGCCGGACCGAGGCGGTGCGGGACGCGCCGTCGTCGACCGGATCGGAGGAGGCGGCCCGGCCCGCCCGCTCGCGGGCCGCCGCGGCAGCCTCGCGCCGGCCCGGTGACCGCCCGTGAGCGGCACGAGTGCGCCAGAGCGCCGCCAGGTGCCGGGAGGCCAGGGGTGCCCAGGCTCACCGGACCTCCCCTGGCCGGTGAGCGCGGGCCTTCTGTACAGTAACGACGTTGCCCCGGCGAGGGACGTGCGAGACGCGTCCGTGATCGACGTGGTGGTGCCCGAGGGTGCTGCGTCGTCGACCCCGCCGAACCACCACATGAGCGGGGGTCTCCCCGCCTGAGACGAGGAGATCCTCATGGCGAACAACGCAGTCACCCTCAAGGCCGTCGAGCGCACCGTCTTCGGCAAGGGCTCGGCCCGTCGCGCCCGTCGCGACGGCCAGGTCCCCGTGGTCGTCTACGGCCACGGCTCCGAGCCCCGCCACCTCCTGCTCGACGAGCACAGCACCCGCCTGACCCTGCGCGGCAACGACAACGCGCTCGTCGAGCTCGACATCGACGGCGAGGTCCTGCTGGCCATCGCCAAGGACGTCCAGCGCCACCCGATCCGTCCCGGCATCCAGCACGTCGACTTCCTCCTGGTCAACCGCAACGAGCGCGTCGAGGTCGAGGTGCCCGTCGTCGTCGTCGGTGACGCCGAGCCCGGCACCCTCCACATGATCGAGCTCGCCCACGTCATCGTCTCCGCCCCGGCGGTCTCCATCCCCGAGAGCATCGAGGTCGACGTCACCGGAGTGGCCGGAGGCGCCGCCATCCGCATGGCCGACATCCCGCTGCCCGCGGGCGTCACCGCGGTCACCGACGCCGAGGCCGACGTCGTCAACGTCGCCGAGGGCAAGGCCGTGGCCTCCGAGGTCGCCGCCGAGGAGTCCGCCGAGGCCGAGGCCGAGTGACCTCCTCCCGCACTGCCCGGGGGCGGTGATGAGCGGCCCCTGGCTCGTCGTCGGGTTGGGAAACCCGGGGCCCCGGTACGCCCGCAACCGCCACAACGTCGGCCGCATGGTCATCGACGTCCTGGCCGGGCGCGCCGGGGCCCGCCTCACCCGGCACAAGGCCCGCGCCCTCGTGGCCGACATCCGCCTCGGGGTCCTGCCCGGTGGGGCGCCGGGCCCGCGCGTCGTCCTCGCCGAGCCGGAGGTCCTCATGAACCTCTCCGGCGGACCGGTGGCCGCCCTCGTCCAGTTCTACGACGTCGATCCGCTTGAGCGCCTCCTCGTGGTCCACGACGAGCTCGACCTGCCCGCTCACGAGCTCCGCCTCAAGAAGGGCGGCGGCGAGGGCGGGCACAACGGGCTGCGCTCGATCTCGGCGGCCCTGCGCACCAAGGGGTACGGACGCCTGCGCCTGGGCGTGGGCAGGCCGCCGGGCCGCCAGGACCCCGCCGACTTCGTGCTGGCCGACATCCCGGCCCGCGAGCGCGAGGTGATGGGGGTGAGTCTTGAGCGCGCCGCGGACGTCGTCGAGGCCGTGGTCGCCCAGGGCTTCGAGCAGGCCCAGCAGCACCTCCACGCCCCCTCCCGAGATCGGGACTAGTGACACACCGAGATCGGGACTAGTGACACACCGAGATCGGGGTGGGCGGATCAGCTCATGAGGCCTGTCTCGTAGGCGACGATGACCGCCTGGACGCGGTCGCGCACGTCGAGCTTGGCCAGCACGTTGCCGACATGCGTCTTGACGGTGGTCGCCGAGACGACGAGATGCGAGGCGATCTCGGAGTTGCTCAGGCCTTGCGCCATGAGCACGAGGATCTCGTGCTCGCGGGGAGTCAGTGCCGCGATCCGAGGGTCCTGGGCCACGTGGGACCCGCCGTCGTCGGGAAGGTGCGAGGCGAGCATCTCGAGCATGCGGCGCGTGATCCGGGGGGAGACCACCGCCTCCCCGCCGGCGACCGTCCGGATCGCCTCGGCCAGCTCGGCGGGCCGCGTGTCCTTGAGCAGGAAGCCGCTGGCTCCTGCACGCAGGCCGGCAAAGGCGTACTCATCCAGGTCGAAGGTGGTCAGGATGAGGATCTTCGTGCCCGGGCACTGAGAGGTGATGGCGGCTGTGGCGTCGATACCGTTCATCCCCGGCATGCGCACGTCCATGAGGATGACGTCGGGTCGCAGGGCACGTGCCTGAGCGACGGCGGCGGTGCCGTCAGAGGCCTCACCGATGACCTCGATGCCGTCCTCGGCGTCGAGCACCATGCGAAAACCCATGCGCATGAGTGCCTGGTCATCGGCCAGGACCACCGTGACCGGACCTCGATCCTCCCCCTGCGGGTCTTGGTCGCTCGGCTTGGTCACAACGGCATCTGCCACGGTGATGTCCCTTCCTCGTCCTCGTCCCAGTGCAGGACCGCGCGAACACGCCAACCGGTCGCGGTCGGACCGGCCTGCACGGACCCACCATAGACGGCTGCGCGCTCCCGCATACCCACGAGGCCCTTGCCGGATCC contains:
- a CDS encoding DUF501 domain-containing protein, with amino-acid sequence MTTTHPAGEDPGRVSQDDLDVLRLQLGRLPRGVVGIAARCVCGRPTVVRTAPRLPDGSPFPTTYYLTHPAAVKGCSTLEAEHLMDELNARLSADPELAEAYRAAHADYLARRAELGTPTEIEGVSAGGMPTRVKCLHALVGHALAAGPGTNPIGDLTIGTLTERGLWDPARCSC
- a CDS encoding Ppx/GppA phosphatase family protein translates to MTRVAAIDCGTNTIRLLVADLEHDPHGTPRLTQVHRDSRIVRLGLGVDRTGRLDPAALARTLEAVSEYAEACAGLGVDLASGHGRFVATSATRDADNREDFVDGVRALTGLEPEVVSGQEEARLSFAGSLLGAQDRAPVPGPGLVVDLGGGSTELILGDQAPLSAVSLDTGSVRVTERHLAHGVTPRAEDAARAEVRALLAHGAESVDLGRATALVGLAGTITTVTAHALGLERFDPEALNGAEISTEAALASCEAIVHSTPAERESWGYLLPGRRDVIAAGALVWSEIITCVVQATASGPHPVTTTVTSLNDILDGIALSVGERI
- the aroD gene encoding type I 3-dehydroquinate dehydratase: MTGTSRLLRADGRMTVAVATTGATEQDCLDQARRACEAGADLVELRADLLDGEPDAGRTARLAARLGADCAPVPVLLTVRSCAEGGAAELEGRAWSEHLARVLDALDSLDEAGTAGRPAAVDVEIERPGAAGLVDLAHRAGLEVVLSFHDVAATPPDEALHELLERMSRLGADLAKIAVMPAGPADVARLLGVTATAHEAREVPLATMAMGEAGAVSRLAAGVFGSRLVFATAGGAPSAPGQPPIEDLRHAMALLGTP
- a CDS encoding DUF7926 domain-containing protein, which translates into the protein MSVTLPRAGRTGTVPVALLALLALVLGLGSLASPARADVNTGIRVTDATLVKSSRTGVDAPGTTLSTRDVAKLTFSWDASGTQVAAGDSFEIDLGTYFKNLETSVTTPMTVVYDGQDVEVGSCALTDKKVTCTFSEKVAELQAAGFTSFNGTGQALLLITQATSSATADITATGGLTEVPLPGDGGIIQPVGGYTPWTFWKYSSVINSSSTGMTWYVEFGSAHLKSLMEEGGQELTTDGTTRQTITFTDTLGEGMDFSTDMSQWRLMMRNSAAEPNAQGSVLTNAAGADPVTSYGDFDMSVSIDGKVATITLTGPFAESTNYRLYYPVTISSGTAVANTEYTNKATLQGAGKSAWGTRSYAQSFQITVEMKPGFGGLEVTKALDGDGAATVPAGTSFPVTVDYVLPAAAGVYSGWTAPGTLSADGRSGTATMTVTPGGATTFEGTFPVGTVVTLSEDLSGAPAGYTWASAMTINGEQTSSFTVEDQVRTQVTLTNTATPVSTASPSASAPETTAPAPAPSATGSAPVVTVQAPTTTPHSSSTPSLARTGATVGIPLVLAVAAVAGGALLLRRRRSSEAHKA
- a CDS encoding 50S ribosomal protein L25/general stress protein Ctc, producing MANNAVTLKAVERTVFGKGSARRARRDGQVPVVVYGHGSEPRHLLLDEHSTRLTLRGNDNALVELDIDGEVLLAIAKDVQRHPIRPGIQHVDFLLVNRNERVEVEVPVVVVGDAEPGTLHMIELAHVIVSAPAVSIPESIEVDVTGVAGGAAIRMADIPLPAGVTAVTDAEADVVNVAEGKAVASEVAAEESAEAEAE
- the pth gene encoding aminoacyl-tRNA hydrolase produces the protein MSGPWLVVGLGNPGPRYARNRHNVGRMVIDVLAGRAGARLTRHKARALVADIRLGVLPGGAPGPRVVLAEPEVLMNLSGGPVAALVQFYDVDPLERLLVVHDELDLPAHELRLKKGGGEGGHNGLRSISAALRTKGYGRLRLGVGRPPGRQDPADFVLADIPAREREVMGVSLERAADVVEAVVAQGFEQAQQHLHAPSRDRD
- a CDS encoding response regulator, which translates into the protein MADAVVTKPSDQDPQGEDRGPVTVVLADDQALMRMGFRMVLDAEDGIEVIGEASDGTAAVAQARALRPDVILMDVRMPGMNGIDATAAITSQCPGTKILILTTFDLDEYAFAGLRAGASGFLLKDTRPAELAEAIRTVAGGEAVVSPRITRRMLEMLASHLPDDGGSHVAQDPRIAALTPREHEILVLMAQGLSNSEIASHLVVSATTVKTHVGNVLAKLDVRDRVQAVIVAYETGLMS